One Gordonia sp. SID5947 genomic region harbors:
- a CDS encoding facilitated glucose transporter, producing MRWSDRILLAFLVLDGFVVGVMSVAFAYLRFGGVAIPVAAVVAGVVNSVLLWLASSYTDGPVRYFPLLAWLLALVIGALPGPGGDVELLPDGVLMLPTLALLAIGAGLPAAVAWSGRLPTPDDV from the coding sequence ATGCGGTGGTCCGATCGGATCCTGCTCGCCTTCCTCGTCCTCGACGGCTTCGTGGTCGGCGTGATGTCCGTGGCGTTCGCATATCTACGATTCGGCGGTGTCGCGATCCCGGTGGCCGCCGTCGTCGCGGGCGTGGTCAACTCCGTCCTGCTCTGGCTGGCCTCGAGTTACACCGACGGGCCGGTGCGATATTTCCCGCTGCTGGCCTGGCTCCTCGCGCTGGTGATCGGCGCGTTGCCCGGTCCCGGCGGTGACGTGGAACTGCTCCCGGACGGGGTGCTGATGCTGCCGACCCTGGCGTTGCTGGCGATCGGGGCGGGACTGCCGGCCGCCGTTGCGTGGTCGGGGCGCCTGCCGACACCCGATGACGTCTGA
- the cofG gene encoding 7,8-didemethyl-8-hydroxy-5-deazariboflavin synthase CofG, protein MTDAGTTSTALAAARTGEPIDLAQTTALLACSGDDLLELQDIAGRIRDAGLAEVGRDHQITYSRKVFIPLTRLCRDRCHYCTFVTVPGKLAREGHGMYLDLDEVVDIARKGAELGCKEALFTLGDRPEARWSQAGEWLAARGYTSTLDYVRAAAVAVLEDTGLLPHLNPGVMSVEEMRRLRPVAPSMGMMLETTSRRLFTEKGQPHYGSPDKDPLVRLQVLRDAGVARIPFTTGILVGIGETLTERAESILAMADIHRTHGHIQEVIVQNFRAKPDTAMRGTPDAAMTEFLAAVAVARIVLGPGMRVQAPPNLVSSAECAALIASGIDDWGGVSPLTPDHVNPERPWPNLEVLADITAAAGHKLTERITAQPPYVLGSGWIDPSLAGHVAAVADPTTGLAAEVTPRGRPWPAVA, encoded by the coding sequence ATGACCGACGCGGGAACGACGTCGACCGCCCTGGCGGCGGCGCGAACCGGAGAACCGATCGACCTGGCACAGACGACCGCATTGCTCGCGTGTTCCGGCGACGACCTGCTCGAGCTGCAGGACATCGCGGGCCGGATCCGTGACGCCGGCCTCGCGGAGGTCGGTCGCGACCATCAGATCACCTACTCGCGCAAGGTGTTCATCCCGCTCACCCGGTTGTGTCGCGATCGCTGTCACTACTGCACCTTCGTCACCGTGCCCGGCAAGCTGGCCCGCGAGGGGCACGGGATGTACCTCGACCTCGACGAGGTCGTCGACATCGCCCGCAAGGGGGCCGAACTCGGTTGCAAGGAGGCGTTGTTCACGCTCGGCGACCGTCCCGAGGCCCGCTGGTCGCAGGCCGGCGAGTGGCTCGCGGCGCGCGGGTACACCTCGACGCTCGACTATGTGCGTGCCGCCGCGGTGGCGGTCCTCGAGGACACCGGCCTGCTACCGCACCTGAATCCCGGAGTCATGAGCGTCGAGGAGATGCGCAGGCTACGACCGGTCGCGCCGTCGATGGGGATGATGCTGGAGACCACGTCGCGCAGGTTGTTCACCGAGAAGGGTCAGCCGCACTACGGGAGTCCGGACAAGGATCCCCTCGTGCGGCTGCAGGTGCTCCGCGACGCAGGCGTCGCCCGGATCCCTTTCACCACCGGGATCCTGGTGGGGATCGGCGAAACCCTCACCGAGCGAGCCGAATCGATTCTGGCGATGGCCGACATCCACCGGACGCACGGACACATCCAGGAAGTGATCGTGCAGAACTTCCGGGCGAAACCCGACACCGCGATGCGGGGCACACCCGACGCGGCGATGACCGAGTTCCTCGCTGCGGTCGCGGTCGCCAGGATCGTCCTGGGGCCGGGGATGCGTGTGCAGGCCCCGCCGAATCTGGTGTCGTCGGCGGAGTGTGCGGCCCTGATCGCGTCGGGTATCGACGACTGGGGCGGGGTGTCGCCGCTGACCCCCGATCATGTGAACCCCGAGCGGCCGTGGCCGAATCTCGAGGTACTGGCGGACATCACCGCCGCCGCAGGCCACAAGCTGACCGAACGCATCACGGCTCAGCCGCCGTATGTTCTCGGTTCGGGCTGGATCGACCCGTCACTTGCCGGGCACGTCGCGGCTGTCGCCGATCCGACCACGGGTCTCGCCGCGGAGGTGACCCCGCGCGGCCGTCCCTGGCCCGCCGTCGCCTGA
- a CDS encoding FO synthase translates to MVLREWARDAHAAVDEAREALRHVADDPASMTDDEWVALLGASGPELEALCALADSARREVTDPDTVTFVVNRNLDTAVVSAGRDDVPPVEALVEEAWRLGATEVCMQGPVPAGAPADEYLRLIERVHGAAPDLHLHAFRPPEVRDAANRMGIPIPDFLRAARDAGLGSVPGTAAQILDDEVRSLLAGGRAPAVGEWIEVIEAAHAVGLFSTATMLYGHVETPRHQIAHLRLLVEIQSRTGGFSELIVMPMIPANAGPHLDGVATATVSERETRAVHAVARLLTLGHFDHLQVAWTKLDRDVVEQVLRGGVDDIGGLLLDGELMPEAGQEADRVLDVDELVDIAACIGRTPRQRTTAHADPPADRLVSIPQVRR, encoded by the coding sequence ATGGTCCTGCGGGAGTGGGCTCGGGACGCGCACGCCGCGGTGGACGAAGCCCGGGAAGCATTGCGTCACGTCGCCGACGATCCGGCGTCGATGACCGACGACGAGTGGGTGGCCCTGCTCGGCGCGTCGGGTCCGGAGCTCGAGGCGCTGTGTGCGCTCGCCGACTCCGCGCGCCGTGAGGTGACCGATCCCGACACGGTGACCTTTGTGGTCAACCGCAACCTCGACACCGCGGTGGTCTCTGCCGGACGGGACGACGTGCCGCCCGTGGAGGCATTGGTCGAAGAGGCGTGGCGCCTGGGGGCCACCGAGGTCTGCATGCAGGGGCCGGTCCCGGCCGGCGCCCCCGCCGACGAATATCTGCGTCTCATCGAACGGGTACACGGCGCCGCGCCGGATCTGCATCTGCACGCGTTCCGCCCGCCGGAGGTGCGTGACGCGGCGAACCGGATGGGCATCCCCATCCCTGATTTCCTGCGCGCCGCGCGCGACGCCGGCCTGGGCTCGGTGCCCGGTACGGCCGCGCAGATCCTCGACGACGAGGTCCGGTCTCTGCTCGCAGGCGGTCGCGCCCCGGCAGTGGGGGAGTGGATCGAGGTCATCGAGGCGGCGCACGCGGTGGGACTGTTCTCCACCGCGACCATGCTCTACGGCCACGTCGAGACGCCGCGGCATCAGATCGCCCACCTTCGTCTGCTCGTCGAGATCCAAAGTCGTACCGGCGGTTTCAGCGAGCTGATCGTGATGCCGATGATCCCCGCCAATGCCGGACCTCATCTGGACGGGGTGGCGACCGCCACCGTGTCCGAACGTGAGACCCGCGCTGTCCATGCTGTCGCGCGGCTGCTGACGCTCGGTCACTTCGATCATCTCCAGGTGGCGTGGACGAAGTTGGACCGCGACGTCGTCGAGCAGGTCTTGCGGGGTGGCGTCGACGACATCGGTGGACTGCTGCTCGACGGCGAGCTGATGCCCGAGGCGGGACAGGAGGCCGACCGTGTCCTCGATGTCGACGAACTCGTCGACATCGCTGCCTGCATCGGGCGGACGCCCCGCCAGCGCACCACCGCTCACGCCGATCCGCCCGCCGACCGCCTCGTGTCCATCCCGCAGGTGCGCCGATGA
- a CDS encoding NAD(P)/FAD-dependent oxidoreductase, translating to MTDVGAGTPTDVDVAIVGAGFAGIGMATQLARRATESFVVLERADAVGGTWRDNTYPGIACDIPAHLYSFSFRPPSDWATLYPRGADIQQYLQRTVDEEGLASHIRLGCELRQAVWDHDGAVWSLATEAGPIRARVLVMAVGRLSEPHLPDVEGLESFTGTIVHTASWRDDLLSGGERIGVVGTGASAVQVIPHLAEIAEELVVFSRTPPYVVPREDRRLSDSERAELLVPENAQALRERMLHDADKAFAQRLGLRPDIDVIRDRALGHLHRQIERPSLREALTPEYEIGCKRILLSDDFYPALERSNVVFESSALESVFECKARAVTGNTYDLDVLVMATGFEATRPPAATRIRGRGGRILADHWSDGMVSYASTTVAGFPNMFVLDGPNAALGHNSAIYMIETQLDYVVGALDFLADSGTRSLEVTADAEADYTREIDERSASTVWLTGCESWYVDSRSGRLTLLWPGTAVSFRERNGTFDPQPYLIEPRSHDEGGLDR from the coding sequence ATGACCGATGTCGGCGCCGGCACGCCCACGGACGTGGACGTCGCGATCGTGGGCGCCGGGTTTGCCGGGATCGGGATGGCGACGCAGTTGGCGCGACGCGCAACCGAATCCTTCGTGGTCCTCGAACGTGCCGATGCGGTCGGTGGCACCTGGCGCGACAACACCTATCCCGGGATCGCCTGTGACATCCCGGCGCACCTGTACTCGTTCTCGTTCCGCCCGCCGTCGGACTGGGCGACGCTGTATCCGCGCGGAGCCGACATCCAGCAGTATCTGCAACGCACCGTGGACGAGGAGGGCCTCGCGTCACATATCCGACTCGGTTGCGAACTGCGGCAGGCGGTATGGGACCACGATGGTGCGGTCTGGTCGCTGGCCACCGAGGCGGGCCCGATCCGGGCACGGGTGCTGGTGATGGCGGTCGGCCGGCTGTCCGAACCGCACCTGCCGGACGTCGAGGGTCTCGAATCATTCACCGGCACAATCGTGCACACCGCGTCCTGGCGTGATGACCTGCTCTCGGGCGGCGAGCGGATCGGTGTGGTCGGTACCGGTGCGTCGGCCGTCCAGGTGATCCCGCACCTGGCCGAGATCGCCGAAGAACTCGTGGTGTTCTCGCGTACGCCCCCGTATGTGGTGCCGCGTGAGGACCGTCGGCTGTCGGACTCGGAACGGGCCGAGTTGCTCGTACCGGAGAACGCGCAGGCGCTGCGCGAACGGATGCTCCATGACGCGGACAAGGCATTCGCTCAGCGTCTCGGCCTCCGACCCGACATCGACGTCATCCGGGACCGTGCGCTGGGGCATCTGCACCGGCAGATCGAGCGCCCATCGTTGCGGGAAGCGTTAACGCCAGAGTATGAAATCGGTTGCAAGCGAATACTTTTGAGCGATGACTTCTATCCGGCATTAGAGCGCTCGAACGTGGTGTTCGAGTCGAGCGCGCTGGAATCGGTGTTCGAATGCAAGGCGCGTGCCGTCACGGGCAACACCTACGACCTCGACGTCCTGGTGATGGCCACCGGATTCGAGGCGACCCGACCGCCTGCGGCCACGCGGATCCGCGGGCGCGGCGGCCGGATACTCGCCGATCACTGGTCCGACGGCATGGTTTCCTATGCCTCGACAACGGTCGCCGGTTTCCCGAACATGTTCGTTCTCGATGGTCCGAACGCGGCCCTCGGTCACAACTCCGCGATCTACATGATCGAGACCCAGCTCGACTACGTGGTGGGTGCGCTGGACTTCCTGGCGGACAGTGGAACTCGTTCGCTCGAGGTGACCGCGGACGCCGAGGCGGACTACACCAGGGAGATCGACGAGCGCAGCGCGTCGACTGTCTGGCTGACCGGCTGCGAGAGCTGGTATGTGGACTCGAGAAGCGGGCGGCTGACGCTGTTGTGGCCGGGTACCGCGGTGTCGTTCCGAGAACGCAACGGCACCTTCGACCCGCAGCCGTACCTGATCGAACCCCGATCCCACGACGAAGGAGGTCTGGACCGATGA
- the mshB gene encoding N-acetyl-1-D-myo-inositol-2-amino-2-deoxy-alpha-D-glucopyranoside deacetylase, with protein MTVPVDRRLLLLHAHPDDESIMTGGTIARYLAEGVDVRVLTFTLGEEGEVIGDEWSQLAADGGADQLGGYRVLELTRALAALTPAGREPLRPRFLGGAGRWRDSGMAGSPSADHPRALVRAPFDDLVATLVAEIVDFAPQVIVTYDDAGTYGHPDHMLVHATTVAAVPRAVDRLGRDLKVYESVTERSALMAGLTAASERVPDAWRMPGDGELPSYPDEVITTEIDVRPQLHLKAAALAAHATQVTVAGSGTEYALSNNILQPVLDREHFVRTDRRAGELMGPGREIDLFAGVG; from the coding sequence GTGACGGTACCCGTGGACCGGCGCCTGTTGCTGTTGCACGCGCATCCCGACGACGAATCGATCATGACCGGCGGCACCATAGCCAGGTACCTCGCCGAGGGCGTCGACGTGCGCGTTCTGACATTCACCCTCGGTGAGGAGGGCGAGGTCATCGGTGACGAATGGTCGCAGTTGGCCGCCGATGGTGGCGCCGACCAGCTCGGCGGTTACCGCGTCCTCGAACTGACCCGTGCTCTCGCGGCGCTCACCCCGGCCGGTCGGGAACCGCTGCGTCCGCGGTTCCTCGGCGGCGCCGGGCGGTGGCGGGATTCGGGGATGGCCGGATCGCCGTCGGCCGACCACCCGCGTGCCCTGGTCCGGGCGCCCTTCGACGACCTGGTGGCCACACTGGTTGCCGAGATCGTGGATTTTGCGCCGCAGGTGATCGTGACCTACGACGACGCGGGCACCTACGGCCACCCGGACCACATGCTGGTTCATGCGACCACGGTCGCGGCGGTGCCGCGGGCCGTGGACCGTCTCGGTCGCGATCTGAAGGTGTACGAGTCGGTGACCGAGCGCTCGGCGCTCATGGCCGGTCTGACCGCGGCATCCGAGCGCGTCCCGGATGCGTGGCGCATGCCCGGCGACGGCGAGCTGCCGAGTTATCCGGACGAGGTGATCACCACGGAGATCGACGTCCGGCCCCAGCTGCACCTGAAGGCGGCAGCGCTGGCGGCGCACGCCACGCAGGTGACGGTGGCCGGGTCCGGCACCGAGTACGCCCTGTCCAACAACATCCTGCAGCCCGTCCTCGATCGCGAGCATTTCGTCCGGACCGACCGCCGTGCGGGCGAGCTCATGGGCCCGGGCCGCGAGATCGATCTCTTCGCCGGGGTCGGCTGA
- a CDS encoding rhodanese-like domain-containing protein, with the protein MPTIDDLLLEARERLQRLDPTEVAEEIATGGVLVDIRPAAQRAVEGEAPGALVIERNVLEWRCDPASDARLPEAVDHDVRWIVLCSQGFTSSLAAAALQQLGLHRATDVVGGWEALRAVDARPRS; encoded by the coding sequence ATGCCGACGATCGACGACCTTCTTCTCGAGGCCCGCGAACGCCTCCAGCGCCTCGATCCGACCGAGGTGGCCGAGGAGATCGCGACCGGGGGTGTCCTCGTCGACATCCGGCCCGCTGCCCAGCGCGCCGTCGAGGGCGAGGCGCCCGGCGCGCTGGTGATCGAGCGGAACGTCCTGGAGTGGCGTTGCGATCCGGCCAGCGATGCGCGCCTTCCGGAGGCCGTCGATCACGACGTGCGCTGGATCGTGTTGTGCTCTCAGGGATTCACGTCGAGTCTCGCCGCGGCCGCCCTGCAGCAACTGGGCCTGCATCGCGCCACCGACGTCGTCGGCGGGTGGGAAGCGCTACGCGCCGTCGATGCGCGCCCGCGATCGTGA
- the typA gene encoding translational GTPase TypA — protein sequence MSAVHKFRNVAIVAHVDHGKTTLVDAMLRQSGVFGERAELVDRVMDSGDLEREKGITILAKNTAVHRRQPDGTEVIINVIDTPGHADFGGEVERGLSMVDGVVLLVDASEGPLPQTRFVLRKALAASLPVIVLVNKTDRPDARIQEVVDETQDLLLDLASDLDDEAAAAAELVLDLPILYASGRAGIASTVKPADGEVPAGENLDPFFDVLLEHVPPPKGDPDAPLQAHVTNLDASAFLGRLALVRIHNGTLRKGQQISWCREVDGEPVIERAKITELLATIGVDRAPAESADAGDIVAVAGMPEIMIGDTLADLENPQPMPRITVDEPAISVTIGTNSSPLAGRVSGHKLTARMVKSRLDAELVGNVSLRVLDIGRPDAWEVQGRGELALAILVEQMRREGFELTVGKPQVVTRKVDGKVQEPFEHLTIDVPEEYLGAVTQLLAARKGRMEQMNNHGTGWVRMEFIVPSRGLIGFRTDFLTETRGTGIANAVFDGYDSWAGEIRARHTGSLVSDRTGSVTPFAMIQLADRGTFFVEPGADTYEGMVVGINPRAEDLDINVTREKKLTNMRQSSADVMETLAKPMQLDLEGAMEFCAADECVEVTPEVVRVRKVHLDASTRARERSRAKSRDQAAG from the coding sequence GTGAGCGCTGTCCACAAATTCCGCAACGTCGCGATCGTCGCGCACGTCGACCACGGCAAGACCACGCTGGTCGACGCGATGCTGCGTCAGTCCGGCGTCTTCGGCGAACGTGCCGAGCTCGTCGACCGCGTGATGGATTCCGGTGACCTCGAACGCGAGAAGGGCATCACCATCCTCGCCAAGAACACCGCGGTCCACCGGCGCCAGCCCGACGGCACCGAGGTGATCATCAACGTGATCGACACCCCCGGTCACGCCGATTTCGGTGGTGAGGTCGAGCGCGGTCTGTCCATGGTCGACGGGGTGGTCCTGCTCGTCGACGCCTCCGAGGGCCCGCTGCCGCAGACGCGCTTCGTCCTGCGAAAGGCGCTCGCGGCGTCGCTGCCGGTCATCGTCCTGGTGAACAAGACCGACCGTCCGGACGCGCGTATCCAGGAAGTCGTCGACGAGACGCAGGATCTCCTGCTCGATCTCGCATCGGACCTCGACGACGAAGCGGCCGCGGCCGCCGAACTCGTTCTCGACCTGCCGATCCTGTACGCCTCCGGGCGCGCCGGGATCGCCAGCACCGTCAAGCCCGCCGACGGCGAGGTGCCGGCCGGGGAGAACCTCGACCCGTTCTTCGACGTGCTCCTCGAGCATGTGCCGCCGCCCAAGGGCGACCCCGACGCCCCGCTGCAGGCGCACGTCACCAACCTCGACGCCTCGGCCTTCCTGGGGCGTCTCGCCCTCGTGCGCATCCACAACGGGACGCTTCGCAAGGGGCAGCAGATCTCGTGGTGCCGGGAGGTCGACGGTGAACCCGTGATCGAGCGGGCCAAGATCACCGAACTGCTCGCCACCATCGGCGTCGACCGGGCGCCCGCCGAATCTGCGGACGCAGGCGACATCGTGGCGGTCGCCGGTATGCCGGAGATCATGATCGGCGACACGCTCGCCGATCTCGAGAACCCGCAGCCGATGCCGCGGATCACCGTCGACGAGCCTGCCATCTCGGTGACCATCGGCACCAACTCGTCACCGCTGGCAGGCCGCGTGTCGGGTCACAAGCTGACCGCGCGGATGGTCAAGTCGCGTCTCGATGCCGAGCTCGTGGGCAACGTGTCGTTGCGGGTCCTCGACATCGGCCGTCCGGATGCCTGGGAGGTGCAGGGCCGCGGCGAGCTGGCGCTGGCCATCCTCGTCGAACAGATGCGTCGTGAGGGCTTCGAGCTCACCGTCGGCAAGCCGCAGGTGGTGACGCGCAAGGTCGACGGCAAGGTGCAGGAGCCGTTCGAGCACCTGACCATCGACGTCCCCGAGGAGTACCTCGGTGCGGTCACCCAGCTGCTCGCCGCCCGGAAGGGCCGCATGGAGCAGATGAACAACCACGGCACCGGGTGGGTCCGGATGGAGTTCATCGTGCCCTCGCGCGGCCTGATCGGCTTCCGCACCGACTTCCTCACCGAGACTCGCGGCACCGGTATCGCCAATGCGGTGTTCGACGGCTACGACTCCTGGGCGGGCGAGATCCGGGCCCGTCACACCGGGTCACTGGTCAGCGACCGCACCGGCAGCGTCACGCCGTTCGCGATGATCCAGCTCGCCGACCGTGGCACGTTCTTCGTCGAGCCGGGCGCGGACACCTACGAGGGCATGGTCGTGGGCATCAACCCACGCGCCGAGGACCTCGACATCAACGTCACCCGCGAGAAGAAGCTGACCAACATGCGGCAGTCGTCGGCGGACGTGATGGAAACCCTGGCCAAGCCGATGCAGCTCGACCTCGAGGGTGCGATGGAGTTCTGCGCCGCCGACGAGTGCGTCGAGGTCACACCGGAGGTCGTCCGGGTGCGTAAGGTGCACCTCGATGCGTCCACGCGCGCCCGCGAACGCTCGCGGGCCAAGTCGCGCGATCAGGCGGCGGGATAG
- a CDS encoding ABC transporter family substrate-binding protein, with amino-acid sequence MRATRRHGRLPALLGAIVLVGAACSANPPPPVRETAPPATPAEYPTEKTVYIATDSVGGGFNPHLGADQGTVTTAIAAMTLPSAFRPVDTADGVVWERQDALITSADVTSTEPFTVTYHIQTDAQWSDGLPVTGDDFSYLWQQMARQPNTVAPAGYRLIDSVQSRAGGKEVAVTFARPYPAWRQLFTDLLPSHVLRGAPAGFQTGMDSGKPVSAGPYAVVSIDQTRDEVRLVRNDRYWMKPPTLDQVVLRRAGTASQMVATVRSGDSSIANVSTGPATTAELAAVPGLQTQRNPTSRALSIGVNARTTTMRSLQVRRAILGMIDPGLVSLAGAGDDIVTPYANTVFAPTDRGYFPVARPRPSAGEVTGLLADAGYQRVKADSEAPAAGTSETTGTTPPFQSAASPSSAEASPQTEPLPDGIAPYRKDGQDLAVRVGATTGDPRSTSAASNIVDQLRGQGVRASVVTLPNNELYGVALTNARVDLVVGWTGLGVPPAASLASQVDCDQPKPGTAPSLSTPPTPTSVAPGQFDAGPGDSFASNISGVCDPALIALARGALSAADPIPQLTEAEPLLAAQAVYLPLYQDSTFVGRTDQVKNVPLSGPIQVGIYGDAVSWELS; translated from the coding sequence GTGCGGGCCACCCGTCGTCACGGCAGGTTGCCGGCGTTGCTGGGGGCCATCGTGCTGGTGGGCGCAGCGTGCTCGGCGAATCCGCCACCTCCGGTACGCGAGACGGCGCCGCCGGCAACCCCTGCCGAGTACCCGACCGAGAAGACCGTCTACATCGCGACCGATTCGGTGGGCGGCGGATTCAATCCGCACCTCGGGGCCGACCAGGGCACGGTCACCACGGCGATCGCCGCGATGACCCTGCCGAGCGCCTTCCGGCCGGTCGACACCGCAGACGGCGTCGTCTGGGAGCGTCAGGACGCGCTGATCACCTCGGCCGACGTCACCTCGACCGAACCGTTCACCGTCACCTACCACATCCAGACAGACGCGCAGTGGTCCGACGGTCTCCCGGTGACCGGTGACGACTTCTCCTATCTCTGGCAGCAGATGGCGCGCCAGCCCAACACGGTCGCGCCGGCAGGCTATCGCCTGATCGACTCCGTCCAGTCGCGGGCCGGCGGCAAGGAGGTGGCGGTGACCTTCGCGCGGCCCTACCCGGCGTGGCGCCAGCTCTTCACCGACCTCCTGCCGAGCCACGTGCTGCGCGGCGCGCCCGCCGGATTCCAGACCGGTATGGACAGCGGGAAGCCGGTCTCGGCGGGGCCGTACGCGGTCGTGTCCATCGATCAGACCCGTGACGAGGTACGGCTGGTCCGCAACGACCGGTATTGGATGAAGCCGCCCACGCTGGATCAGGTGGTGCTGCGCCGGGCGGGTACGGCATCGCAGATGGTCGCGACAGTGCGGTCGGGCGATTCGTCGATCGCCAATGTCAGCACCGGTCCCGCGACAACGGCGGAGCTCGCCGCCGTGCCGGGGCTACAGACGCAGCGCAACCCGACGTCGCGTGCGCTGTCGATCGGCGTCAACGCGCGCACCACCACGATGCGTTCGTTGCAGGTGCGGCGGGCGATCCTCGGCATGATCGATCCGGGACTGGTGTCGCTCGCCGGTGCCGGCGACGACATCGTGACGCCGTATGCCAACACGGTTTTCGCCCCGACGGACCGTGGCTACTTCCCTGTCGCCCGGCCTCGGCCGTCGGCGGGTGAGGTGACAGGTCTGCTGGCCGACGCCGGCTATCAGCGCGTGAAGGCCGACAGCGAGGCCCCCGCCGCCGGCACGTCGGAGACCACGGGGACGACCCCGCCCTTCCAGAGCGCCGCGTCCCCGAGTTCCGCGGAAGCATCTCCGCAGACCGAGCCGCTGCCGGACGGGATCGCGCCCTACCGCAAGGACGGCCAGGATCTCGCCGTGCGGGTCGGCGCGACCACCGGCGATCCACGGTCGACGTCCGCGGCGTCCAACATCGTCGATCAGCTACGCGGCCAGGGGGTGCGGGCGAGCGTGGTCACCCTGCCCAACAACGAGCTGTACGGCGTCGCCTTGACCAACGCTCGCGTGGATCTCGTCGTCGGCTGGACCGGACTCGGGGTCCCGCCGGCGGCATCATTGGCATCGCAGGTCGACTGCGATCAGCCCAAGCCGGGCACCGCGCCATCCCTGTCGACACCACCGACTCCCACCAGTGTCGCCCCCGGACAGTTCGACGCCGGTCCGGGCGACTCATTCGCCAGCAACATCTCCGGGGTGTGTGACCCGGCACTGATCGCGCTGGCACGCGGAGCGTTGTCGGCAGCCGACCCCATCCCGCAACTCACCGAGGCCGAGCCGCTGCTCGCCGCCCAGGCGGTCTATCTGCCGCTGTACCAGGACAGCACGTTCGTGGGGCGGACCGATCAGGTCAAGAACGTGCCGCTGTCGGGCCCGATCCAGGTGGGGATCTACGGCGACGCGGTGTCCTGGGAGCTGTCGTGA